The Sabethes cyaneus chromosome 1, idSabCyanKW18_F2, whole genome shotgun sequence DNA segment CAGTGGTAGCAGTGCCCCAGCTAGCAACAGACCGCTCAGCAAGGTGGAACGGCGACGCATGAAGAAGGGAACCCGCAACAAGCGGGAAAAACCATTGCTGAACCTAAACCCTGGCACCGAAGAGGCCAATGCGACAGGTGCTGTAGTAACCACCGTTGCTGGTGGTGGTGCAGCGGATGGTGCCGGTGATGCCGGAGGAGGAGGAGGGGATGCCGATTCCGGAGCAGACGACGACGGCATGTCCGATGCGGACGTTGAAGATAATCTGACGGATGATTCGCAACCCAAGAAGGCCGCGCTGGCCGGAGTTGATCAGAATGGCAATCAAGCAGCTGGAACACCGATTGGGCCGGAGAAATGTGATGACACTCCGGAAAACCCCAACAAGGAGGTTCCAATCGGTGATGGTAATGTGGTTTGCGAGCTGGGATTGAGTGCTGAAGGTGTGGTGAATATGATGGAGAAAATGAGCTTGAATAGTAacgatggtggtggtggtgggaaGCAGGAACAGGAACAGGATGCCAAAAAAGCGAAGAATCGTCGTCAGCGAACGTACAGTCACGCTGACTGGGGCAGCACCTTGGCACCGCGCTATCAATGCGAAGACAATGAGTGTTCCATTCAGTCGTGCTTCAACAGTTTCACGGCCGTGGAGCTAATGACGGGCAACAACAAGGTCTGCTGCGATGCATGCACCGAACGGATCAACGGCAAGGACGGCAAATCAGTTAACACTAACGCAACGAAACAATTTCTCATTTCATCTCCTCCCGCTGTGCTGATTTTGCATCTCAAACGCTTCCAAGTGGGACCGCGTGGATCGCTACGAAAGATGACCAAATCCGTCACTTTTCCCTTCGTGCTAGACATTGCACCGTTCTGTGGTTCTCGCGTCAAAAAACTCCCAAACGTTAAGCCAGGTCAGAAGAAACTACTTTACTCACTGTACGGTATCGTAGAACATTCGGGCACGATGCACGGTGGCCACTATGTGGCCTACGTTAAAGTCCGTCCGCAACTGTCGCGCAGCGACAAACGGTGGGAGTTTCTTCCGAAGGGGTCCCGTGCCGAGCTGGACCAGGAGGACGAAGAAGCTCTTCAGCTGGAACGAGATTTGGCCAAAGAGCAGGCCCGCCAACTGATTAGCAACGTTGGTAACGCACGCGATAGTGACGATGCACTGACTTCTTCCAGCAGTTCGACCAGCAGATCATCCACCGGGACCACATCGGATGGCGAAGACGAAGGAGCCGTTGGTTATACTCCCCGGCCGGAGCTGCTGCCGGACGTGGAACCACCACCTGGCAAGTGGTACTACGTTTCCGACAGTCACGTCCGTGAGACGACCGAGGACAGTGTGCTGAACGCACAGGCCTATCTGCTGTTTTACGAGCGGTTCTTCTAAGTAACTTTGTTCGTTTGTTGGTTGTCCTTGCCGTCGTTCCGACCGGACGGTTGCGTGCGTTTTATCTTGAATGGGTGCATTTACAAACGCATGCCACGCTGAATGATTAGATGGCAATCCTTTAAAAACGTGCAAAttaatttatttgaaattaatacCGATTAAAGCCAATGCAAAATCATTGACTTAGCTACTTTTTTGTATAGCAATCCTCGAAAGTATGAAACAATACTTTCACCACAGTCGAGTACTACCTACGACATCTAGAAGATCTAGGCTGGAGCTGGTTCTATAGAAATCCGGAAGAGTTGCGAGAGCTGTACTATTGCGAAGTGAAAGAACACATGACCAGCTCACTTCAAAGCAGATTTGCATCACGATCGGTCATCGGAAcacaaaatttaatcaataaaatttcaacttctaCCTTTCTTTTTGCCTATCCTACTGCGAGTGTCAATATATTATAAATATATGAATAAAACTGTAATTATTGTGCTTCTCTTTTTCGAAATATAATAAGACTATTGCTGCGACACGGTTTGGTTCGTTTTCCATCGATCTAAACGTTGAAGATATTCCTATTTAGATGTCTATCAAATAAATTTGGCTGATTGGCCACTTCAATTTGGAGTCAGGCTCTTTCAATATTCTGTTCGTTTGGAAAGAAGTCATGCAACGTTACAACCTAGTAGGCTTTGACAAGAaggaaaaaacttcaaaatgtgCGTCTTGCAATGATAATTAATCTAATTAAGCGGAacttataattattattaatcaaTTTTTGATGGAACAGTAGTGAATAGCAATGACATGGTTGAATGTAAGCAAATGTTTATGATCAAATCAAGAGTAATCATAGCTAGCTTAGTTATGAACTTAAATATAAAACAATTATGTCACTTTTAAAATGTTAGCACTGCCCAAACTTTGAGTCGATATTGTTTCTGGCAGCCATGTATATAATCCTATTGAGTGGGACAACGTTTCCCGTAAGGTCGAGGAACGCGAGAATAACGAGCGAAGTCATTCTGTGTGCTATCTTCGCGAACCAAGGATGTGTTTTGGATTCGGATACGACAGGAACGTTCGTAAGAAAGTAATTTAAACAGAATTATTAAGATGTTCCAACTCCACTCCGGCTCTAGTAGGTCCGCAGGGTAGCATGAATATAGGACTCTTGGTGGCGTGAAGACTACGGCACTGGAGTTCCTGACTGGAACTTTGCCAACTGGCCATCGACGTCCCCAAAGGGTGGTTATAAGAGATTTCAATGGTTATCATTgacctggcaaagggtgaacctGTGCGTCCCATACACAAGAAACAATTTGAAGACATAAATAAACATGCCTATTGAACAAGTGCTTAACACAAGCGTTGGTAGCTGAACAACACTTGTGTTGAAAAACTTACTGGTTAAAAGTTCCATACATCAAAACTAGCGTTTTTTTCCACAGTCTgtgtattttttaataaatcatcgaataaaagtttaataaaaaattttaacaaaactcTTGTGATTAGTTAACAATCTCTTAATAGTTAGTTGAAGATAAGCCGCTTCTTTTAAATCAGAAACTGTTTTACAATATCTAATTCATTGTTGAGTAACAAACTCAAATGACGTCCCAAGGGACAAACCGGTAGCACTTAAAAGAGTATGTTACGTTAGTGGGCTTTCGGTGCAGTAATGTAGCCACTAACTGACtaacataaaatatttattaaaatgTAAACAGTATAAATATATCGACGCGTGTGAGTCTTATGAGACTGATAATTAGACTGACTCGTCCTCTGATCGCCGATACCCCTGATGACGTCTATTGCAGCTGACAGGTATGTCAACTGATGAGCCAATGTGATGAAAGTATCGGTGAGCGGAGGGGCCATCCAACACCTCCCCCTTTTAGTACAGGTGATACGGATCGTACCTCGCAGGTGGTCTTCGTACCCTCGAAGACTGGCGAGGAACCGATTGTTGCTGTTCGCTGCTACGGGGATCGCGTTGATGACGGGGTTGGCTTCGATGTTGTGGATTTTGTTGTTCATCTGCCGGCAGCACTGCCTGCTCCGGATCAGTTGTGCTAGAAACACCATAACTATCCAGTAGTATGCTCAATGGAATGTGCGGATCCATCGGTTGTTGCTGCCtaccctgctgctgctgttctgCCTGGTCACGACTTCTCATTTGGTTGCAATGCGACCGGATCAGACTTCGCTTCGCCGGTAACCAAATGTTGTACATCACGTTTCCGATACATTCGATTACTGTTCCAGCTTCCCAAAACCATTTGTTATTCCTGTACACTTTAGCCCAGACGTTGTCCTGCGGGAGGTAACTCCGAGCTTTTGCACCGTGCTTACGATTGTATTGTTCTTCTTGCATAGACAAATCTGGACGGCTGACTGGTGTAGGTGGACGTAGAAGTTCCAACGACGTACGAATCGCCCTACCTAACATAATTTCAGCTGGGGACTTTCCTCCTGGAGCATGACGGCATGGCGTTGACCTGTAGCACAGCAGAAACATGTCGATAGCTTCCTCCATGGTCTTACCCTCGGTTTTAATTTTGCGAACTGTACTTTTAAAGGTACCGACAAACCTCTCTGCGAGACCGTTGCTTTGTGGGTGAAACGGTGCGGTCCTTAAGTGTTGAATAGCATTTGTGGTACAGAATGATGCGAATTGTTCACTTGTAAATTGTGTACCGTTGTCCGTGACTAACGTTTCCGGTGCGCCGAACCTGGCGAAGATACCACGAAGTAAACGGATGGTTGCTGCAGTAGTGATATCCTTGGTTTGAATTACTTCTGGCCATTTAGAGAAAGAATCGACTAGGATAAGGTAGTATTGCCCCGACATAGGGCCAGCATAGTCCAGATGAACCCGCTGCCATGCTTTCTCCGGTGTAGGCCACGATGAAAGAAGCGTTTTCCTGTCCGTTTTGGCTACTCTGGCACAATCGTTGCAAGTGCTAACGGTTCTAGTAACATCTTCGTCGATATTGGGCCAGTAAACATACTGACGCGCAATCGATCGCATTCGCTCCACACCTGGGTGACCTTTGTGTAGCTGCTGAAGAACACGCTTCCGAAACACCTGTGGGATAACCACTCGTTCGCCATACATTATGCATCCATCTACAATAGAAAAAGCGTCACGACGCAGATAAAATTGTTGTATTTGGGGATCTGCGTTTTTCATGTTCCGCGAAGGCCATCCATTGTTTATGAACTTAACCACTTCTTGTAGATTATCATCCGCTGCAGTCTCTGCGATGATTTGTTGAAACGAGAGCGGGAGGTCCGTAAGCGCTTGATTGGCAACGCTTTTGATCGTCGACTCAAGCTCCATAGTTGCGATAACGAACTCCTCTTGTGGCTGAATGTTATTATTTATCAACCGCGATAGTACATCGGCATGCCCAAAGCTTTCCGTAGACACGTAACGAATTTCAAAATCGTAGAGCAGAAGAGTGAGCGCCCATCTCTGAAGCCTGTTCGCTGTGTAAGTAGGAATGCCCTTCTTGGCTCCGAAGATCGAGAGGAGCGGCTTGTGGTCAGTTTCCAGAATAAATCGTCGACCAAACAGCATTCTGTGAAACTTAGTTACCGCAAAAACTAATGCCAGACCCTCCTTTTCAATTTGGCTGTATTTACTTTCGGGTGCTGACAAACTACGTGATGCATGACATATAGCACGAACAGTGCCGTCTGGAAATTTATGTGCAATTCGGGCCCCTAGCCCAAACTGTGAAGCATCCGCCGACACAATTATTTCGAGCTGCGGATTGTAGTGCGTTAGCAGTAGTGGGGACTGAAGAACTTCACGAAAACGATCAAACGATTTCTGGCACGCTGCCGACCATACATACTTTGTATCCGCTTTGAGCAATTGGTCCATGGGATGACGCAGGGCGCGCATTTCCTTCACGTACTTCCCATAATAAGCAACGGCGCCCAGGTAAGAGCGAAGGGTTGCAATATCATGCGGTGCCGGCATATTAACGATTGAAGAAATCTTTCCTGGATCTGGTTTGATGCCCTCTGCGTTCATTATATGTCCCAGGTATTTGACTTCATTCAATCCGAAATTGCACTTATTCATTCGAACTGTGAAGCCATACTCCTGTAATCGCTCTAACACGAGAAAAAGATTTCGCTGATGCTCATCTTCGGTTCGACCGCCGACTAAAATGTCGTCCAAGTAACCGACTGCGCACTCGAGACCAGCTAGCAATGTATCCATTAATTGTTGGAACGAACCTGGCGCTGATTTGATTCCAGGAGACAACCTAGTAAACTGGAAGAGCCCTTTATGTGTATTGATGGTCAGCAATGGTTGACTAGCTTCGTCAACTGCTACCTGCAGATACGCATCCGATAAGTCTATGTGGCTGAAGACGCGGCAGTTGGCCATCTTGGCAAAAATATCCTCTGGCAGAGGTAGGGGATATTGATTTGGTTCAAGAACACTGTTGAGCCCCGTTGAAAAATCGGCACAGATACGAACGGTC contains these protein-coding regions:
- the LOC128732390 gene encoding uncharacterized protein K02A2.6-like encodes the protein MATDVNRHVQTRQFFLDKRKRFRDFTKTEMSIFRRRYHCFQTAKEDSDDYLAYSCKVNKACVDFKLSELTEEQFKCLIYICGLKSKDDSEIRMRLINKLNDATDLTLQQVVEQCNSLVNLKQDTVLVENSSSVVNAVTHATRFRPKRHTQSFAGSSTSQEQPRTPCWACGGMHFHKDCHFRDHKCHQCGKQGHKEGYCKCFSSLKHSEKPTSNRDYKQKKRASSTKTLTVQKISQGRKFVHLQINNVPLRLQLDTGSDITIISHRSWVKLGRPKTAAAVCSAKTASGDPLQLTAELQCDISLNSISKKGKCFVASPNVQLDILGIDWMDLFGLWNQPIASYCNRVNRLQSRIVSTLQSRFPAVFTAKLGLCNKTPVQLVLKGTPKPVFRPKRPVAYSMESVVEQELDRLQSLGILKKVDFSDWAAPIVVVRKSNGTVRICADFSTGLNSVLEPNQYPLPLPEDIFAKMANCRVFSHIDLSDAYLQVAVDEASQPLLTINTHKGLFQFTRLSPGIKSAPGSFQQLMDTLLAGLECAVGYLDDILVGGRTEDEHQRNLFLVLERLQEYGFTVRMNKCNFGLNEVKYLGHIMNAEGIKPDPGKISSIVNMPAPHDIATLRSYLGAVAYYGKYVKEMRALRHPMDQLLKADTKYVWSAACQKSFDRFREVLQSPLLLTHYNPQLEIIVSADASQFGLGARIAHKFPDGTVRAICHASRSLSAPESKYSQIEKEGLALVFAVTKFHRMLFGRRFILETDHKPLLSIFGAKKGIPTYTANRLQRWALTLLLYDFEIRYVSTESFGHADVLSRLINNNIQPQEEFVIATMELESTIKSVANQALTDLPLSFQQIIAETAADDNLQEVVKFINNGWPSRNMKNADPQIQQFYLRRDAFSIVDGCIMYGERVVIPQVFRKRVLQQLHKGHPGVERMRSIARQYVYWPNIDEDVTRTVSTCNDCARVAKTDRKTLLSSWPTPEKAWQRVHLDYAGPMSGQYYLILVDSFSKWPEVIQTKDITTAATIRLLRGIFARFGAPETLVTDNGTQFTSEQFASFCTTNAIQHLRTAPFHPQSNGLAERFVGTFKSTVRKIKTEGKTMEEAIDMFLLCYRSTPCRHAPGGKSPAEIMLGRAIRTSLELLRPPTPVSRPDLSMQEEQYNRKHGAKARSYLPQDNVWAKVYRNNKWFWEAGTVIECIGNVMYNIWLPAKRSLIRSHCNQMRSRDQAEQQQQGRQQQPMDPHIPLSILLDSYGVSSTTDPEQAVLPADEQQNPQHRSQPRHQRDPRSSEQQQSVPRQSSRVRRPPARYDPYHLY